A single genomic interval of Arthrobacter globiformis harbors:
- a CDS encoding ArsR/SmtB family transcription factor, which produces MDAVFKALADPIRRDLLDALFREDGQTLSALESRFEITRFGVMKHLKILEEAGLVVTRRRGREKLHFLNPVPIRLVHDRWVSKYAEPWAAALSDLKSRLENPMEKIFEIYIKTTPERLWEAITDSDIRSKYQFGNTLKSDWTPGSRFEMANPKAGALLGEGENLEVDPLRRLVQTMRALWGEDVKAEGTSRVTWEIEPVGDDSCHLTVTHDQLREGANEQLYGGWPMILSGLKTWLETGEQLTTPGSLMYG; this is translated from the coding sequence GTGGACGCCGTATTCAAGGCCCTGGCCGACCCCATCCGCAGGGACCTGCTGGACGCGCTCTTCAGGGAGGACGGCCAGACCCTCAGCGCACTGGAGTCGCGGTTCGAGATCACCCGATTCGGCGTCATGAAGCACCTGAAAATCCTGGAAGAGGCGGGCCTCGTGGTGACCAGGCGCCGCGGCCGCGAGAAACTGCACTTCCTCAACCCGGTGCCCATCAGGCTCGTCCACGACCGCTGGGTGAGCAAATACGCAGAACCATGGGCCGCTGCGCTCAGCGACCTCAAATCCCGATTGGAAAATCCCATGGAAAAGATCTTCGAAATCTACATCAAGACCACTCCGGAACGGCTCTGGGAAGCCATAACGGACAGCGACATCCGCAGCAAGTACCAGTTCGGAAACACGCTGAAGTCGGACTGGACGCCGGGCTCCCGTTTCGAGATGGCCAACCCCAAAGCCGGGGCGCTCCTGGGCGAGGGCGAGAACCTCGAGGTCGATCCCCTGCGCCGGCTGGTGCAGACCATGCGCGCGCTTTGGGGCGAGGACGTCAAGGCCGAAGGCACCTCCCGCGTCACGTGGGAAATCGAGCCGGTCGGCGACGACTCATGCCACCTCACCGTCACGCACGACCAGCTCCGCGAAGGCGCCAACGAACAGCTCTACGGCGGCTGGCCGATGATCCTCTCCGGCCT
- a CDS encoding RecQ family ATP-dependent DNA helicase yields the protein MTEALAPTATTPAADADAASIADISTDPDAGLRQLAAGTFGLPRLRDGQLAGMHALVQGRDVLAVMPTGYGKSAIYQVSALFIHGGHADGAAIDGGQPAKHPDASAANSARRGPAVVVSPLIALQEDQLDGLLEDLGGASAVAINSGRKDSEVEDAWEAAERGEAAFLFLAPEQLAKSETVERLAAMDVSLFVVDEAHCVSSWGHDFRPDYLRLGEVRAQLGNPPVAALTATASPPVRDEIQQRLRMNDPLVLVRGFDRPNIRLDVVRHLEDRDKRRAVVEQVAELRGPGLLYAATRKDTETYAAELTERGLRAEAYHAGRKQSERDQVHEKFLDDELDVVVATTAFGMGIDKPNVRFVIHADIPESLDAYYQEIGRSGRDGDPASAVLHYRPEDLGLRKFFGTHKPDEDALLGVLTALRAADGPVTQKALAEQTGIPTRRLTGLLNELQETRSVKALKRGIRLDTDAKLPKVVEHAVELAEARQRVDRSRIEMARGYAETDACRRQFLLGYFGEDLPEPCGNCDNCADGSAYEEDYDDGAAAAAGGEAFPLQASVVHKEWGAGIVMRHEEDVITVLFEQEGYKTLSRQAVTEGKLLTLAD from the coding sequence ATGACCGAAGCCCTCGCCCCCACAGCCACCACCCCCGCAGCCGACGCAGATGCCGCGTCCATCGCTGACATCAGCACAGACCCCGACGCCGGCCTCCGCCAGCTCGCCGCCGGCACTTTCGGACTCCCCCGCCTTAGGGACGGCCAGCTCGCCGGCATGCACGCCCTCGTCCAGGGCCGTGACGTCCTCGCCGTCATGCCCACGGGATATGGCAAGTCCGCCATTTACCAGGTGTCCGCGCTGTTCATCCACGGTGGTCACGCAGACGGCGCGGCGATCGACGGCGGCCAGCCCGCCAAGCACCCCGACGCCTCCGCGGCCAACAGCGCAAGGCGCGGTCCCGCCGTCGTCGTTTCGCCGTTGATTGCGCTGCAGGAGGACCAGCTGGACGGCCTGCTGGAGGACCTGGGCGGGGCGTCCGCCGTCGCCATTAACTCCGGCCGGAAGGATTCGGAGGTGGAGGACGCGTGGGAGGCGGCCGAGCGGGGCGAGGCGGCATTCCTCTTTCTCGCGCCGGAGCAACTGGCCAAGTCCGAGACGGTGGAGCGGCTCGCCGCCATGGACGTCTCCCTGTTCGTGGTGGACGAGGCCCACTGCGTCTCCTCCTGGGGGCACGATTTCCGCCCCGACTACCTACGCCTCGGCGAGGTCCGCGCGCAGCTCGGCAACCCGCCCGTCGCCGCGCTTACCGCCACCGCCTCTCCCCCGGTCCGTGACGAGATTCAGCAGCGCCTGCGCATGAACGACCCGTTGGTGCTGGTCCGCGGCTTCGACCGGCCCAACATCCGGCTCGACGTCGTCCGGCACCTTGAGGACCGGGACAAGCGGCGCGCCGTCGTGGAGCAGGTGGCCGAGCTGAGGGGCCCCGGTCTGCTGTACGCCGCCACGCGCAAGGACACCGAGACCTACGCGGCGGAGCTCACCGAGCGCGGGCTGCGCGCCGAGGCCTACCACGCCGGCCGGAAGCAGAGCGAGCGCGACCAGGTCCACGAAAAGTTCCTCGACGACGAACTCGACGTCGTGGTGGCGACCACCGCGTTCGGCATGGGAATTGACAAGCCAAACGTCCGCTTCGTGATCCACGCCGACATTCCCGAGTCCCTCGACGCCTACTACCAGGAGATCGGCCGCTCCGGCCGGGATGGAGACCCCGCCTCCGCCGTTCTGCACTACCGGCCCGAGGATCTTGGCCTGCGCAAGTTCTTCGGCACCCATAAGCCGGACGAGGACGCTCTGCTCGGTGTCCTCACCGCCCTGCGCGCCGCCGACGGCCCGGTCACCCAGAAGGCGCTCGCCGAGCAGACCGGCATCCCCACCCGCCGGCTCACCGGCCTGCTCAACGAGCTGCAGGAGACCCGCTCCGTGAAGGCCCTCAAGCGGGGCATCCGGCTGGATACTGACGCCAAGCTGCCCAAGGTGGTGGAACACGCCGTCGAACTCGCAGAAGCACGCCAGCGCGTGGACCGCTCGCGCATCGAGATGGCGCGCGGCTACGCGGAGACGGACGCCTGCCGGCGCCAGTTCCTGCTCGGCTACTTCGGCGAGGATCTCCCCGAACCCTGCGGCAACTGCGACAACTGCGCCGACGGTTCGGCTTACGAGGAGGATTACGACGACGGCGCCGCGGCCGCCGCTGGTGGGGAAGCCTTCCCGCTCCAGGCATCCGTGGTGCACAAGGAGTGGGGCGCGGGCATCGTCATGCGGCACGAGGAGGACGTGATCACCGTGCTCTTCGAGCAGGAGGGCTACAAAACGCTCTCCCGGCAGGCCGTCACGGAGGGGAAGCTCCTGACGCTGGCGGACTGA
- a CDS encoding YegP family protein, which translates to MAGYFEIVDAPDGGFRVRLLDGTGGLVAVSVQYPTKAAAVAGISWIREIAGTGLIRDMSRGGHGELIIPKSRAAHASVRIHSHTRFPAADRGAGVRRVRSL; encoded by the coding sequence ATGGCCGGCTACTTTGAAATCGTCGATGCTCCGGACGGCGGTTTCCGCGTCAGGCTTCTGGACGGAACAGGGGGCCTGGTGGCCGTCTCAGTGCAGTACCCCACCAAAGCGGCTGCCGTGGCGGGAATCTCCTGGATCAGGGAAATCGCCGGCACTGGCCTCATCCGCGACATGAGCCGCGGCGGCCACGGGGAGCTCATCATCCCCAAGTCGAGGGCCGCCCACGCAAGCGTGAGAATCCACTCCCACACGCGATTCCCGGCCGCGGACCGAGGGGCTGGGGTCCGAAGGGTCCGCTCCCTCTGA
- a CDS encoding ester cyclase has translation MAGGQGLIKRFYDEVLTGGNLSLLDEMVMDDVVDHEEGIPGQPPGKEGMRFYVNAVRAAFPDLAVKTSEPALADGNLEAAQTVLTGTHQGDFAGVPATGKSVEFSGIDIIRVQDGKVAEHWGSTDTMSLMQQIGAVPK, from the coding sequence ATGGCTGGCGGACAAGGACTGATCAAGCGGTTTTACGATGAGGTACTGACAGGCGGTAACTTGTCGCTCCTCGACGAGATGGTGATGGACGACGTCGTCGATCACGAGGAGGGCATTCCCGGCCAGCCGCCCGGGAAAGAGGGGATGCGGTTCTATGTGAACGCCGTCAGGGCCGCTTTTCCCGATCTGGCGGTCAAGACCTCCGAACCGGCGCTCGCCGACGGGAACTTGGAGGCCGCGCAGACCGTCCTTACGGGAACGCACCAGGGCGACTTCGCGGGCGTGCCGGCCACGGGCAAGTCGGTGGAATTCTCAGGCATTGACATCATCCGTGTACAGGACGGCAAGGTGGCAGAGCACTGGGGATCGACGGACACAATGAGCCTGATGCAGCAGATTGGAGCCGTGCCAAAGTAG
- a CDS encoding TM2 domain-containing protein, whose protein sequence is MSHPGPTPPPPPSDYTTYGAPQYANGQLLDGQNAGQAYPGQYGAFTGQYGVEPQKSFLVTWLFALLLGGLGADRFYLGKTGTGIAKLLTLGGLGWWALVDLVITLAGKQTDKQGRPLAGYAQHKKVAVVVTLVVLVVNLVIGVFSGIAAAAVVGQASTPPIVTAAPVTSESAASDPSADPASSGETAGEDRPHLAAQTLTGTGDDVKKVDLKGVPAVVTFTCKACSGNTVLETNGHEMLLVNAVGAYAGSHLVDTSTAATTEFAISADSAWTLKIEDIDSVPTSTDKASGHGDMVLYWDAFSDKAAVTNKGEGNFVVQGFGSEVPELAVNKIGDYSGTVKLTPGFVQVNSDGDWTIAAK, encoded by the coding sequence ATGAGCCACCCTGGCCCAACCCCGCCACCGCCGCCTTCCGACTACACCACCTACGGCGCGCCTCAGTATGCGAACGGGCAGTTGTTGGACGGGCAGAACGCGGGGCAGGCGTATCCGGGGCAGTACGGGGCTTTCACGGGGCAGTACGGGGTGGAACCACAGAAGTCCTTCCTGGTCACTTGGCTGTTTGCGCTGCTCCTTGGCGGTCTTGGCGCGGACCGCTTCTACCTCGGCAAGACCGGCACCGGCATTGCCAAGCTGCTGACGCTGGGCGGACTGGGCTGGTGGGCGCTCGTGGACCTGGTCATCACGCTGGCCGGGAAGCAGACGGACAAGCAGGGGCGACCGCTGGCAGGGTACGCGCAGCATAAGAAGGTGGCTGTTGTGGTCACTCTTGTCGTTTTGGTGGTCAACCTGGTGATTGGCGTGTTCAGTGGGATTGCTGCCGCCGCTGTTGTCGGGCAGGCCTCCACCCCGCCGATCGTCACCGCCGCTCCTGTGACGTCGGAGAGCGCCGCCTCGGATCCCTCGGCGGATCCGGCGAGCAGCGGGGAAACTGCAGGGGAGGACCGGCCGCACCTGGCGGCGCAGACGCTGACGGGTACCGGCGACGACGTCAAGAAGGTGGACCTCAAGGGCGTCCCCGCCGTGGTGACGTTCACGTGCAAGGCCTGCAGCGGCAACACGGTCCTGGAAACCAACGGACATGAGATGCTCCTGGTTAACGCCGTTGGCGCGTACGCAGGCTCGCACCTCGTGGACACCAGCACCGCTGCCACCACCGAGTTCGCCATCAGCGCTGACTCCGCTTGGACGCTGAAGATCGAGGACATCGACAGCGTTCCCACCTCAACAGACAAGGCGAGCGGCCACGGCGACATGGTTCTCTACTGGGATGCGTTTAGCGACAAGGCTGCGGTCACCAACAAGGGCGAAGGCAACTTCGTGGTGCAGGGCTTCGGCAGCGAGGTTCCCGAGCTCGCCGTCAACAAAATCGGCGACTACAGCGGCACCGTGAAGCTCACCCCCGGCTTCGTCCAGGTCAACTCCGACGGCGACTGGACCATCGCCGCGAAGTAG
- a CDS encoding MmyB family transcriptional regulator: MCLPHDPGGHVASCLSRHKVQRLLDQLTDSPAFVVGKYFDILAWNPLAAAVLLDIDKLPPHERNFIRMTFTDPRMKDYYEDWESMARMNVALLRMQAVDNPTDPRLAAIVGELSLSSPQFRRWWAARNVARQEFGTKTIRHPEHGDFTIDWDAFQRVGFPDQTLIVWSAEPGSATHEKFRILSSWIRSPTAPNTELSANS; the protein is encoded by the coding sequence ATGTGCCTGCCTCACGATCCGGGCGGGCATGTTGCCAGTTGCTTGAGTCGGCACAAGGTCCAGCGGCTCCTGGATCAGTTGACAGACAGTCCAGCGTTCGTCGTCGGCAAATACTTCGACATCCTCGCCTGGAACCCCTTGGCCGCCGCAGTGCTCTTGGACATCGACAAATTGCCACCGCACGAACGCAACTTCATCCGCATGACATTCACTGATCCGCGGATGAAGGACTACTACGAGGACTGGGAATCAATGGCCCGCATGAATGTGGCCCTCCTGCGGATGCAGGCCGTTGATAACCCGACCGATCCCAGGCTCGCGGCCATCGTTGGAGAACTCTCACTTTCCAGCCCCCAATTTCGCAGGTGGTGGGCAGCCCGCAATGTCGCCAGGCAGGAGTTCGGGACCAAAACGATCCGCCACCCTGAACATGGCGACTTCACCATCGACTGGGACGCGTTTCAGCGGGTCGGTTTTCCCGATCAGACATTGATTGTCTGGTCCGCGGAACCCGGATCCGCGACCCACGAGAAATTCCGCATCCTCTCCTCCTGGATCAGGAGTCCCACCGCGCCCAACACGGAGCTATCAGCTAACAGCTAA
- a CDS encoding haloacid dehalogenase type II, whose product MPTQPSVVVFDVNETLSDMSPLAAKFAETGAPGSLAKLWFATLLRDGFALTAAGDNKAFAEIGAEALRGLLGGLDLNMGTDAAVDHIMQGMAGLGLQSDVPEGVSALKAAGYRLVTLTNGSTSVAEKLFTAAGIGDSFDRLLSVEDAPAWKPARAAYDYAASACGTDPEQMLLVAVHPWDIHGAARAGLRTAWINRSGAPYPAYFAEPDYTVASLRDLAGALANTAG is encoded by the coding sequence GTGCCGACCCAACCCTCCGTCGTGGTCTTCGACGTCAACGAAACCCTGTCCGACATGTCTCCGCTGGCCGCCAAATTCGCCGAAACCGGCGCACCGGGGTCGCTCGCCAAGCTGTGGTTCGCCACGCTGTTGCGCGACGGCTTCGCGCTGACCGCGGCCGGCGACAATAAGGCCTTCGCCGAAATCGGGGCCGAGGCGCTTCGCGGGCTGCTCGGCGGCTTGGACCTGAACATGGGGACGGATGCCGCCGTCGACCACATCATGCAAGGCATGGCCGGCCTGGGACTCCAATCGGACGTGCCGGAAGGAGTGTCCGCCCTGAAGGCTGCCGGGTACCGGCTGGTGACGCTGACCAACGGTTCCACCAGCGTCGCCGAAAAGCTCTTCACCGCCGCCGGAATCGGGGACAGTTTCGACCGTCTGCTGTCCGTCGAGGACGCCCCCGCGTGGAAACCGGCCCGTGCCGCTTACGACTATGCCGCCTCGGCCTGCGGAACTGATCCCGAGCAGATGCTCCTGGTAGCGGTCCACCCCTGGGACATCCACGGCGCCGCGCGGGCCGGGCTCAGGACCGCGTGGATCAACCGCTCGGGCGCGCCCTACCCGGCGTACTTCGCTGAACCGGACTACACGGTGGCGTCGCTGCGGGACCTGGCTGGCGCGCTGGCTAACACCGCGGGTTGA
- a CDS encoding glycerophosphodiester phosphodiesterase family protein: MRKVLTATAAVALFTAAIGSTAGPAVAAPAADAGKPSSNTAGSAASAMTTNERNGSFDLQSHRGGRGEWTEESLAAFANSLKLGVSTLELDTHLTEDGKVIVWHDDTMQANKCADTAPAKPNDPEFPYAGDRVAELSLAQIKTLNCGYTQLAGYPEQQVIEGNRIAELRDVFQLVRDYGAKKVRFNVETKVEDGQAGGEGSLALTKAVVTEIYMAGMSGRTTVQSFDWSTLNYTRKIAPQLPVAALSSGDAWLQVGRPGAAPELGGIDIDDYDGSLAKAAEALGYDVISPTFRSVTPQMIAEAHDFGLPVIPWTVNTTADMARLMDLGVDGIITDYPTRLRTLMDQRGLKLPKAYGSR, encoded by the coding sequence ATGCGCAAAGTCCTGACCGCAACGGCCGCCGTCGCACTTTTTACCGCAGCCATTGGCTCGACGGCGGGACCCGCCGTCGCCGCCCCGGCGGCGGACGCCGGCAAGCCGTCGTCGAACACTGCCGGCAGCGCCGCCTCTGCCATGACGACGAACGAGCGCAACGGCTCCTTCGACCTGCAGTCGCACCGCGGCGGCCGGGGCGAGTGGACCGAGGAATCGCTGGCCGCGTTCGCGAACTCGCTGAAGCTGGGCGTGAGCACGCTCGAACTGGACACGCACCTGACCGAGGACGGGAAGGTCATCGTCTGGCACGACGACACGATGCAGGCCAACAAATGCGCGGACACCGCGCCGGCCAAGCCAAACGACCCCGAGTTCCCGTACGCGGGCGACCGGGTGGCGGAGCTGTCGCTGGCCCAGATCAAGACGCTCAACTGCGGCTACACCCAGCTGGCCGGCTACCCGGAGCAGCAGGTGATCGAGGGCAACCGCATCGCCGAGCTCAGGGACGTGTTCCAGCTGGTCCGCGATTACGGCGCCAAGAAGGTCCGCTTCAACGTGGAGACCAAGGTGGAGGACGGCCAGGCCGGCGGCGAGGGCTCGTTGGCGCTCACCAAGGCCGTGGTCACGGAGATCTACATGGCCGGCATGTCCGGCCGCACCACGGTGCAGTCGTTCGACTGGTCCACGCTGAACTACACCAGGAAGATCGCCCCGCAGCTACCCGTCGCGGCACTCTCCAGCGGCGACGCCTGGCTGCAGGTGGGCAGGCCCGGCGCCGCACCCGAGCTGGGCGGCATCGACATCGACGACTACGACGGCTCCCTGGCCAAGGCCGCCGAGGCCCTGGGCTACGACGTCATCTCCCCCACGTTCCGTTCCGTCACCCCGCAGATGATCGCCGAGGCCCACGACTTCGGCCTGCCCGTCATCCCCTGGACCGTGAACACCACCGCCGACATGGCCCGCCTGATGGACCTCGGCGTGGACGGCATCATCACCGATTACCCCACCCGCCTGCGCACCCTCATGGACCAGCGCGGACTGAAGCTGCCGAAGGCTTACGGAAGCCGCTAA
- the ehuB gene encoding ectoine/hydroxyectoine ABC transporter substrate-binding protein EhuB, whose protein sequence is MTVNISRRNLLRGAGVAALGATVAGWATGCSSVPVGGPATGASSNLLETAKSQGFIRVGIANEPPYTQVSADGKVTGCEPDVLRAVCKRLGINDVQGVITPYESMIPGLNANRWDVIAAGLFMKESRCGQVLYSEPVIVSTESFATPKGNPKGILTVADILADKSLKVAVLPGGFEEGVLKTANVPTSQQVKINDGRSGLEALKANRADAFMLPTLSLTALAKDDASFDVTKPVDDAPRTGSGAAFRKSDTAFHEAYNEELAAFKKTPEFAAILTKWGFDATVVEGVTAQELCQTAG, encoded by the coding sequence ATGACAGTCAACATTTCACGGCGGAACCTTCTGCGGGGCGCGGGGGTGGCGGCACTCGGCGCCACTGTTGCGGGCTGGGCCACGGGCTGCTCCAGCGTGCCAGTGGGCGGCCCGGCGACAGGGGCTTCGAGCAACCTGTTGGAGACGGCGAAGTCCCAGGGTTTCATCCGGGTGGGCATCGCGAACGAGCCGCCGTACACCCAGGTCAGCGCGGATGGAAAAGTCACCGGCTGCGAGCCGGACGTGCTGCGCGCCGTGTGCAAACGCCTCGGCATCAATGATGTCCAAGGGGTCATTACGCCCTACGAATCCATGATTCCCGGCCTAAATGCCAACCGCTGGGACGTCATTGCGGCCGGCCTCTTCATGAAGGAGTCCCGGTGCGGACAGGTTCTCTACTCGGAGCCCGTCATCGTGTCCACCGAGTCCTTCGCTACACCGAAGGGCAACCCGAAAGGGATCTTGACCGTGGCCGACATCCTGGCCGACAAATCGCTGAAAGTAGCTGTCCTGCCGGGCGGTTTTGAGGAAGGTGTACTCAAGACGGCCAACGTACCTACCTCCCAGCAGGTCAAAATCAATGATGGGCGCAGCGGGCTCGAAGCGCTTAAAGCAAACCGCGCCGATGCCTTCATGCTTCCCACGCTGTCTCTGACGGCCTTGGCCAAGGACGACGCGAGCTTCGACGTCACCAAGCCGGTGGACGACGCGCCGCGGACAGGCTCCGGGGCTGCCTTCCGCAAGTCCGATACCGCCTTCCATGAGGCTTACAACGAGGAACTCGCCGCCTTCAAGAAGACGCCTGAGTTTGCAGCCATCCTGACCAAATGGGGATTCGACGCGACGGTCGTGGAGGGCGTCACTGCCCAGGAGCTATGCCAGACCGCCGGCTGA
- the ehuC gene encoding ectoine/hydroxyectoine ABC transporter permease subunit EhuC produces the protein MSAVIDYAPLLWQGLLTTILVTVLSGALCVVVAFAVGLARLSRHRFLSWPAGIFIEVFRGTSLLVQMFWLFFALPFFGIQLHPVTAAVLALGLNEGAYAAEVVRGAIASRAKGQTEACIALGMEPALRLRRIIIPQSIPAMLPPFGNVMVDLLKNTSLVSLVTVADLTFSAQMIRSTTGQTTAIFLTILVVYFVLSYLLTLLTGWLERRFALDRKAVAAQRKESRLMKVGAA, from the coding sequence ATGTCCGCTGTAATCGACTATGCACCGCTGCTGTGGCAGGGCCTCCTGACCACCATCCTGGTCACGGTGCTCAGCGGTGCTCTTTGTGTGGTGGTCGCCTTCGCGGTAGGGCTGGCACGCCTGTCCCGGCACCGGTTCCTGAGCTGGCCCGCCGGCATCTTCATCGAGGTGTTCCGCGGTACATCCCTGTTGGTGCAGATGTTCTGGCTCTTCTTTGCATTGCCGTTCTTCGGGATCCAGCTTCATCCGGTGACTGCCGCGGTCCTTGCTCTTGGGCTAAACGAGGGCGCGTATGCTGCCGAAGTGGTGCGGGGCGCCATTGCGAGCCGAGCCAAGGGCCAGACCGAGGCGTGCATCGCCCTCGGAATGGAGCCGGCGCTCAGGCTGCGCAGGATCATCATCCCGCAGTCAATTCCCGCCATGCTGCCTCCTTTTGGCAACGTCATGGTTGACCTGCTCAAGAACACCTCCCTGGTTTCGCTGGTCACCGTGGCAGATCTGACCTTCAGCGCCCAGATGATCCGCAGCACCACAGGGCAGACGACGGCGATATTCCTCACCATTTTGGTGGTGTACTTCGTACTGTCCTACCTGCTGACGCTCCTGACGGGATGGTTGGAACGGCGCTTCGCACTGGACCGCAAGGCCGTGGCCGCCCAGCGTAAGGAAAGCCGTCTCATGAAGGTAGGTGCAGCATGA
- the ehuD gene encoding ectoine/hydroxyectoine ABC transporter permease subunit EhuD, producing MIWDSNFAISVFPLLLEGLGVTVQITLLGTLLAAVLGLVFAVLRRLAIPVLSPVVSFLVVFVRGTPLLVQAYCAFFVLPAYGVSFDALTTGVVVIGINYSAYMAEVYRSGIQGVPKGQWEAATALSLPGARTWGRIILPQAIRTVVPMLGNYLIQMFKDSAVLSAITVVELMATAQAIGSSNFRYLEPLTMAALLFLAVSYPASRLVNRLERRYAPQH from the coding sequence ATGATCTGGGATAGCAACTTCGCTATTTCAGTCTTTCCCCTGCTCCTGGAAGGACTTGGCGTCACCGTTCAAATCACGCTGCTGGGCACGTTGCTCGCCGCCGTCCTTGGGTTGGTCTTCGCTGTCCTTCGAAGGCTTGCCATTCCGGTCCTCTCGCCGGTGGTTTCCTTCCTTGTGGTTTTTGTACGCGGGACGCCGCTGCTGGTTCAGGCCTATTGCGCCTTTTTCGTACTGCCGGCCTACGGAGTCAGCTTCGACGCTTTGACCACCGGCGTGGTGGTCATCGGCATCAACTACAGCGCGTACATGGCTGAGGTCTACCGCAGCGGAATCCAGGGTGTTCCCAAGGGCCAATGGGAGGCGGCAACGGCGCTCAGCCTTCCCGGTGCGCGTACTTGGGGGCGGATAATCCTTCCGCAGGCGATCCGCACCGTGGTGCCCATGCTCGGCAACTATCTCATCCAGATGTTCAAGGACTCGGCCGTCCTGTCCGCCATCACCGTCGTGGAGCTCATGGCTACGGCACAGGCCATCGGCAGCTCAAACTTCCGCTACCTGGAACCGCTCACCATGGCCGCCCTGCTGTTCCTGGCAGTCAGCTACCCGGCTTCCCGGCTCGTAAACAGATTGGAGAGGCGCTATGCGCCCCAGCACTGA
- the ehuA gene encoding ectoine/hydroxyectoine ABC transporter ATP-binding protein EhuA, with the protein MRPSTEPQPRSVGTALAPEPIIRFENVSKNWGSNHVLQSLNFEVAPGEKVSIIGPSGSGKTTILRILMTLETPSEGLVKVDGDVLWNVTAGQRVRETRQLRETRRKIGMVFQQFNLFPHMTAMENIIEAPIHVLGMNKAEARERAADLLNLVGLGKHMNHTPPQMSGGQQQRVAIARALAMRPKVLLFDEPTSALDPELIGEVLNVIRNLAHTTDMTMLMVTHEMRFAEEISDRVVMFDNGAAVESGPPAQIFKDPKQERTRTFLRAVLQH; encoded by the coding sequence ATGCGCCCCAGCACTGAACCCCAACCCCGGAGCGTGGGCACTGCCCTGGCTCCGGAACCGATTATCCGCTTCGAGAATGTCAGCAAGAACTGGGGATCAAACCACGTCCTCCAGTCGCTGAACTTCGAGGTTGCTCCTGGTGAGAAAGTCTCCATCATTGGCCCTTCCGGATCTGGCAAGACCACCATTTTGCGCATTCTCATGACGCTTGAGACCCCCAGTGAAGGGCTGGTAAAGGTCGACGGCGATGTGCTGTGGAATGTCACGGCAGGGCAGAGGGTCCGCGAAACCCGGCAGCTGCGCGAGACGCGGAGGAAGATCGGGATGGTTTTCCAGCAGTTCAATCTCTTCCCGCACATGACCGCGATGGAAAACATCATCGAGGCACCGATCCACGTTCTGGGAATGAACAAGGCCGAAGCGCGGGAGCGGGCCGCAGACCTGCTCAATCTCGTAGGGCTTGGGAAGCACATGAACCACACCCCGCCCCAGATGTCCGGCGGTCAGCAGCAGCGCGTGGCTATTGCCAGGGCACTGGCCATGCGGCCGAAGGTGCTGCTGTTCGACGAGCCCACCTCGGCCCTGGACCCCGAACTGATCGGTGAGGTGCTGAACGTGATCCGGAACCTGGCCCACACCACCGACATGACCATGCTGATGGTGACGCACGAAATGCGGTTCGCCGAGGAGATTTCAGACCGCGTGGTGATGTTCGATAACGGTGCCGCCGTGGAGAGCGGACCGCCTGCTCAGATTTTCAAGGACCCGAAGCAGGAGCGGACCCGGACCTTCCTCCGGGCTGTGCTGCAGCACTGA
- a CDS encoding RidA family protein has product MNENKTSVRALPPTPQPAGNYVPVREAHGVLYTAGHTSAVQGMLEHRGRVGQDLTVEEGRSAAATAVLNCLASLAAHAGGLDRIEEIVSMTGYVCAGSDFTEHPRVMDGASEVLVSYFGDRGRPVRAAVGVSSLPDGAPVEISLLATIRSA; this is encoded by the coding sequence ATGAATGAAAATAAAACTTCGGTCCGCGCGCTTCCCCCCACCCCCCAGCCCGCCGGGAACTACGTACCCGTCCGGGAAGCACACGGCGTCCTCTATACAGCCGGGCACACGTCTGCCGTGCAGGGAATGCTGGAACACCGCGGCCGCGTGGGCCAGGACCTGACAGTGGAGGAAGGACGGTCGGCCGCGGCCACGGCCGTGCTGAACTGCTTGGCGTCCTTGGCTGCACATGCCGGCGGCTTGGACCGCATCGAGGAGATTGTCTCTATGACCGGCTATGTCTGCGCCGGCAGCGACTTCACGGAGCATCCGCGGGTGATGGACGGCGCGTCCGAAGTGCTGGTTTCATACTTTGGTGACCGGGGGCGGCCGGTGCGTGCCGCCGTCGGGGTTTCCAGTCTGCCCGACGGCGCACCGGTTGAAATATCCCTACTGGCCACCATCCGCAGCGCATAA